DNA from Yamadazyma tenuis chromosome 5, complete sequence:
GAATTACCATATGTCATCGAATGtgagttgttggtgaactGGGAGATCTTAAGCGAGATCTCAAGACAGTTCTTCTGCACAATCTCTTCATAGTTGACAATGTTCTTATAGGTATCCTTTAACTTGGTAGCCAATTGCTGCTCCTCCTCGGTCATCTCTCGGGGCTGCGAGGCTTTGGTGGCAGTGGTGGCCAGATGGTTGCTGGCGGTAGGGGCCGCCAGGAATGTTGAGGTATTTCCTTCAGGATCCAGCAACTGCGACGAGTCCTTGACGGGACCCTGAGGTTGGGACGTCCCCTGTTGATGATCCTGTGGTGGATTAGAGTCCGGCAGGTCCGATATATTCTGGACGGATAAGGACTGGTTTACGTTGGGAGATGACGGAACCTCATACGACAGAGGAGTGGGGGTCTTAGTCAGGTTAATGCCGGCGACCGCTCCTCCCAACGGATACTGCTGTTGCAAGACGCTGCGGCGGAAACTGTTTCGGTTTTGTGGGCGCAGCAGTGATTGTGGTTGTTGcagttggtgttgagaCGTCACTGCTGCCGTGGAAGAAAACAGATGGTCTTGGGAGGAAGGTTGTTGGGAAGGAGTAGCCAGTGGAGTCGGGTTGGGCATCCgcttgttggagttgttgggCATGTAATTGGATAAGCTGTGCTGACGCTTCTGTTGCTGAGATACCGGAAGATTGTTTTTTGGAGATTGTTGTGAAGCCAGATGATTGATCGCTCGATTGGTATCCAGGTGGGGGTCGGGGAGATAATGAGGATTACTATTACTCATATCAGGAACAATATAACCCCAGGCACTCAAAAGATGTCGTGATTCAAAACTGACGCCGGATATATGATGGTTGGCAACGGTGTTTAAAAATGTATTGATTAGTGAGTGGATTTTGATCAGGTAGGTTTCGGTAGATGGTGAGCGGTGGTGCGCGCACGCTTTGTGGGTCCCACCGCAATCAGGTTGAACAAGGTATTATTAAGGGTAAAGGTATAGAGCAGATGACTAGGAAACAGGGTGATAGATTATACGACCCTAAAGATACTTATAGGTCGTTTTAGGGGTGTTTCGGTGGGTGTTTACGGGTATTTTTCACTCAATTAAGTAAAACATACGTGAGGTGAGAGGCAAATTGGTAAGCACAAATTAAAGGAGATGAGGGATAGGAAAACAGACACGGAACTGATAGCTATGGAGCTGGAACTCACCGGATAGCACAAACTTTGGGAATCATTTCAAAATATGatattgaaagaatcaTACTTCATACGCTAACCGACATGAACCAGGTTTCCGATGCTGGGGTTGCTACCTGTATCGTTCTCTTTTCTCCATGACCTCCATCTTCCCTGTTTTACAGGTGACATTTTGATGGTTGTATTATTAATAAAATACGTATTGATCAGTCCTATTATAATTACACTTTCTTCATGGATGACGATGTGCTTCTAGTTTGGGAACCGTCAAACGTCTTCTTGTATAGCTATCCTACACTAATAAACGGTGAGGATAACTTAACAAAAAGACCATGAGACAATAAAGAAATTCAATGATttacttcaacttcttctttggtctCAATTGGTTGGTGTGACCAcactttctctttctgcAGTTGGTGGCTCTTGGGGGTAATCTGGCGTAACACTTACGGCAGATGGACTTTTCACAGTTGTACTTCGAAGCTAAAGCTCTCAATGATGGTTCAATCATTTTTTGCTATGAACTATTATCTGGTAAGCTGTAGGAATTTTTCCATCAAAAGTTTTTCTGCGTTTGGTGAGGTGAGGTGTGTAGGGCGTGCACAGGCCACGGGTAAAGGTGGGCACAGTCACAGACTCTGTGCGCGTGATATATAGGGTCCGCGCCCTTGCTATTTCCTTGTCGCAAGATGTCTCACGGCGGCTGGCTGGGGGTCCCGCgacatcttcaatggtgCGCAAACCTGAAAATTCAACTGTCTAACATAAACTCAAACTAATATGGACTCCGACCACAATAGTCGCCCACAATCAGTCCATGAGATCAGTTCCCTGGACCAGCAGGAACAGGGGGAGATCTCTGATCTGACGTCCAACCATTCCTCAGGGCCATCCAGTGCGCAACATCTGCCTGTTTCTGTAGATGGAattgatgatcaagaagacgataatgatgataatcAAATACACCAAGCAGAAGAGTTTGACGAAGAGGCCAACTCGAGCGTTCCAACGGAGCACTATACCGACTTCATAAATGACCACGATGACGACGATGACATTGTGAATTTAGAGGATGAAGCATACGAGCACCCAGATCTCGAGTCGATGGTCGAGGAACCTCAATCAATCCCCGAGATCACCGAACCAATTGCCCAAAATTCTGAACCAATTGCCCAGGATATCGATGAGCAGAATGACAAGGTAGAAGACTTGGCgaactcatcttctttgaacatgcctatcaccaacttcaacctGTTCACCACCCCTTCTAAAAGCTTGCCTCCTTTGAAAGATATAGATATTATCGAGACCCCCAAATCATTTACTGTGGCAAGAGATGTCGACACAAATCAGGTCCAAAGTCTGCCATTAGTGCAGAATGTGGTTCCCAAGAAACATGTGCATACCCATCCTGACTCTTCTCAACTTGACATCTCAGTAATCCAAGATGATAGAgagaacaacaacatcgTATTGGTGGCTTCCTACTTAAACATCCCTGATGTGGAAGCGGCGTCGATCGACCTGTCGATTTTGGATGTACTAATGAAAAAAGCGGTGGAGTTCTCGGAGCTTGAATCCAGCATCCAAtttgccaagttgaaccaaGAGAAGATGTCACAAATCAACGAGAACAAGGTGAAGACTCTCAACCAGCGAATCAGAGCCGATgaagagaagttggaaaatgCCGTGAGAGAAAAAGAGGAATTGGCTGAGAAACTCGATGCCAACCATCAGTTGGTTGAGGATTATCGTAGTGAGAacgatgagttgaagaacaaggtGAACGATTTGAACCAAACGATAattgacttggagaagacCCAAAACTCCCAGAATTTTGATAGAGAAGTCATTCAGTACAACAACCAGATAAATAACTTGACCAAGGACAATATCGACAAGAGCCAACGGATAAACCAATTGACAAAGGAACTCAACGACCTCAAAAACGAATTTTTCAGCATTAAGTTCGACCTTACCAAGTCTTCGAACGAAGCTTCATATTTCAAGCGGGAGAAGATCTGGTTTGAAAATGAATGGAAATCGTGTCAAGACAGACTAACAGAAATGTCCAAAACGTACCAAACTGAAAGGCTAACCAAGACCAATGAAGTATCTGAGTTGAAATCAAGGCTTCCTGCTGCTGAAAGTAGCAACGAAAACTCGAAGAATTCCATCAAGGCTTCGAATTTGAAGGTGGAAAATCAATTGAATGAAATTTCCAAATTGGACCAAGCTCTTGAGTCGAATAAGATCAAATTGGAACGCGAAATAAAGAACAAAGATGATGTAATAGAAATTCTCAAAGCTCAACAAGCTGATAATGAAAATAGAGTGAACGAGCTTGAAGACTACGTCGAAGAGATCAAGTCTAAGACGTCTCTGGCTGTCAGCGAATTGGACTCTCAACTTAGATCAAAGACTGAGAGATGtattgaattggaagagaGACTCAGGAGAGCTGAAGAAGCATTAGAACAAGAATTAAGAAAGGAGAATGATTTGCCTAGATTGTCTGACAGTGCTGAATTAATTGCTGCCAACTCTAAGGGTATCtcattatcttcattgTATTCTGAATTTAATCACATTAAAAAAcaattgattttggaaagatcccaaaaagaaaagttggctgaTGAATTGCAAGCTATAATCAGCGACTTGGAGTCCAAAAAACCGGTTATCTTAAGTTATAGGGAACAAATCGCCTTTTACGAAGGTTCCATGAGAGATATGGTGAGTCAGGTTGAATCTGTGagatttgaaaagttggaaagTGAAAAGAAGAGCTCTAGATtaaagaacaaaatcatggaattggaagacGAAATGGTGTCCATGAAGAAATTGTGCAAAGATTTGGGGAAACAGTTATGCTACTATTTAATCCACTCAAAGATCCGTGAGACTCATGACAATCCTTTGACCTTAGCAGAGAGAAAAGCCATTGACAATATCTTGGAAAGAACTGGGAATAACGaaaactccaaagaaagtgATACTGATCTGTTGATCTCTGAGAGATTGGTTGGTTTCTCCAGTATCATCGAGCTACAGAAAAAGAATGCTGAATTGTTGGTTTTGACAAGAGAATTGGGTAAGAAATTGGAGATGGAGGATGACCGAGCCGGAAACGAATTGGAATCAGTtgcaattgaagaagccaaagatGCAATTTTGACTTTGGAAGGTGAATTGGACAGTTTGAAGGCTAAGTATGACGCTGTTGCCAAAGAGAGAGATGTTTTGAAGTCTTTAGCTTCTGCCAATGGTACTGCTGATATAGCAGCAAACTCCAAAGCCAATACCAAATATTTGGCTGAGGCAAACGctgatttgaaaaagagaataAGTGACTATGAGAACTCAATCAAACAGATTCAAGCCGATTCAGCTTCCAAGATAGacaagttgaccaagaagttaGATGAAGCAGTTTCAAGTAGAGATGAgttcaaactcaaagtcAGTTCTTTCACCCATCAATTGGAGTTGGTCGAGACTCGTTATTCCAACAGTAAAGTCACATTAGAAAACTCTGAGAATGAGGTCAAGAGATTGCAAGAATCCATTGAGTTCTGGAAGAACCAAGCTTCTAAGCAAGAAACCATGTTGGTAGGTAAGAACAATGATGTGAATGACTTGGAATCCAAGTTGACAAAGAAAAACATTGAGTTAAACAGTGCCAAGAGTGAAACGGAGTTATTGTTATCCATTCAGAAGAAATTGCTAGATGATGTCAATCAATTGAGGAGCGACAAGACTCAGTTGAACGAATTTGTAATGAACTTACAAGCATTATTAAAGGAAAGAGAGGCATCCAATGCCGAAGTATCTTCCCGGTTAGGCCAGTCTATTGCCAATTATCAATCATTACaagaaaagttggctgaAAGGGATGAAAAGCTTACCATATTAAGCAATCAATCGGAGATGGCTTTAAAATCTCAAAACACCAAATTGGAACAAGTCAATGAATTGAGCTATACATTAATGTCTACCAAAGCTCAATTAGATGAAAAGACCAGATTGGTGGAGTCTTTGAACTCAAGAATTAAGGAATTGTCCGaacatttgaagaagagcgATTCTCACATAAAAGCATTACAGATCAACAATGGAGGTGTTTCCTCTAATGTTTCTTCTCACCCATTGAGTCATAACAATATTGAGTTGGAACAAGCCAAATACGAATTGCAAAACGCAGAAGCCCAGGTTAAGGAATATTCCGAACTTGCTAAGGGTGCTGAAGATGCTTTGCTTAGTTTAAATACTACTTTCGAGAATTACAAGACCGAAAATGATCATATACAAGATGAGTTGAGAAatgaaaagtccaagttgagCACAGAGGTTGATCACCTCAATCAAGAAATCGAGTCCTTGAAGCATCAGATTTCATTGGACGACTCTAAGCATATTACTGAGTTACAAATTATGAAACAACAATTAGAAGAATATTCCCTCAAGGCTGCAAACTATGACAACTTACAAAAGGAGTACGAATCTCGGATTGATACCATCAAGGGTGAGTTGGACATCTACTCCAAGTTGGCTGACGaaaaccagaagaagtacAACGAGGAACTGGCTAAAAGAGAGGCTGATAGCAGAGAAATTGTCTCTATCAAGGAAGTTAATGAGGAATTGAAGGTTACTATCAGTAGCTTGGAGTTACAGTTAACGACCTTGAATGCCAAATTGGAGTCTGCTCTGAGTTTGGTTGACGAAGAGAAACTGAAGATCGAGGAAGAGTTGGCTTCTGAAAAATTGAGGTTGAAAGACTTGGAGAGCCAAAACTCTATTTTGttgaaccagttggagTTGCTGAAAAACACTTCCCAGTTATCTTCAGAAACTGGAGATGATACCAACTCCTTGTATGAATTGCGCCAAGTACTCGGCTATGTTCGTCGTGAAAAGGAAAGTGCTGAATCCAAAGTATCAGGATTGACTGAAGATATCCGGAGACTTGAGTTGAGATTAAGCTCCACTGTTTCAGAATTGGAATCCGTTAAAGCTGAACtggccaactccaagagCATATTTAGCTTTGAAAGCTCGAACAAAGAACACGAACGATTATTGGAGCAATTAGAACAGATGAACGTCTTACGTGAAAGCAATACCACGTTGCGCAATGAGAACCAAGAGTACATTAAGCAGATTCAAAGGTTCGAAGTGCAACTCAAGGCTATTCAAGGTAAGAGTAATCCTTTGAATTCTCAAatcaagagcttgaacGACACAATTCAAGAGAAGGATCAATCAATCAGgcttttgaaagaagaaaatgagaGATTGTCTGttgctgcttcttctgctACTACTGGCAATGGCTCtagtgaagaagacaaGCAAAAGTTACAAACTTTGCAAACCAGGTTTgataacttgttgaacgaaTCCCaaaccaagttgaaattggcTAGAAACAAAGAGAGAGAATTCCTGAAGGTAGTCGAGCAATTGAGAGGTGATGTTGCCAAAATCACTGGAGACTTTGAACAAGCCAAGAAGGATCATGAAGAAGTAATCGCCAAACTCGCTCAAACCAGTAATGGGAACAATGCCGAGACTGAGAAGGTGAAGCAAGAATTCCAGGAGGCTGCCAATGCCGAACTTGAGAAGGTCGAAAAGCggtttgaagatgagaagAACAAATTGGTTGCTGAGTATGAAGCAAAGTTGGAAAGTGCCAATAGTTCCAAAGACCTTCAAGCCGAATGGAAGTCCAAGATCgaggagttggaacaaaaacttgaatcCACCGAGTCGAGCTTGAAAGCAGAATATGCTAGtaagcttgaagaagaagtaggcAAGCAGGTGGATCAGAGAGTAGAAACCAGCAAGGGTTCGGATGTAAATGAAGCCAAGATCCGTGAAGATGCTGCAAAAGAATACGAAAGTAAGGTGGTCACCttaaaagaagaatttgctcaacagttggaaaaagagaaaatgGATGTTCGGGCTCTGAcagagaagaagtttgaaatcaagctcaggatgttgaacaagaagctCGAACGGTTGGAAAAGTCGAGTGATGCTCCAACATCGAACACTCCAGCAAAACCTGCTTTAGGCCCTCAATTCACTGAATCTACCTTGAGTGTTCATCAACCAGAAGCCAACGGTaatgaaaagaagagagGATTCACTCCTGATCCTCAGGCCACACAAACCAATaaaaaaccaaaagaataATTGTATAGTTAGTCATGTGCATTATAAGACTTACAAGTCTCAAATATAAAGTTTAATATCTGTTTAAAGTGaattttgcaactcttCGATAATACCAAATTACCGATAAAAGAAACCTCTCAAATCTCCTGACATACACCTCTTTTATTTCTCCTTTCCCAGTATCAACCCTATATCTCCCTTGTTCCCAAACCTTTCCAACATTTAAAATTCTTTTAAGTACTTACTCAGACCAGAAATGGTACTGCACGCTCCGCACTCTTGATAAAATTTTATCTCATCAAACCTACCTCAAAAACCACTTAAAGCCATGGGAGTGCCAGCATTCTTCAGATGGCTTTCCAGAAAGTATCCGAAAATCATATCACCGgtcattgaagatgatacGACGTTAGAGATCGGTGCTGCACAATACCTGAACCCAAATCCAAATGGTGAAGTGGACAACTTGTACCTCGATATGAACGGTATTGTTCATCCATGTTCACATCCCGAGCACAAACCACCCCCAGAAACTGAAGATGAGATGTTTTTGgatatcttcaagtacacAGATAGagtgttgatgatggctAGACCGAGAAAAGTGTTGATGATAGCAGTGGATGGTGTAGCACCCAGAGCCAAGATGAATCAACAGAGAGCCAGAAGATTTAGGTCAGCTAAAGATGCCCAAATTGCGGCCGAGGAAAGAGAGAGAGATTTGCACGAGAGAGAGCAACGGGGGGaaattattgatgaagcaATCAAGGGAAAGAAGTCTTGGGATAGCAACTCCATTACTCCTGGTACACCATTTATGAGTAGATTGGCATTAGCGTTACGGTATTGGGTGGCATACAAATTGGCCAATGACCCCGGCTGGGCCAATTTGCAAGTTATAATATCGGACGCTTCGGTCCCTGGTGAAGGAGAACataagttgatgaacttcaTTCGACTGCAAAGACTGGATCCGTCTTATGATCCAAACACCAAACACTGTATCTATGGGTTGGATGCCGatttgattttcttggggTTGGCAACTCATGAACCACATTTTCGGGTGTTGAGAGAAGACGTTTATGCCAATCAATCAAAGAGGTTAAATGTATCTGACCAGATCAATATGACGGCCGAGGACAAACAGAGATTGGCTGATAATGATGCTAAGAAGCCTTTCTTATGGCTTCATATCAACGTGTTAAGAGAGTATTTAGCCGCCGAACTCTACAACCCCAGACTTAGTTTCCCGTTTGACGTGGAAAGAGCTATCGATGACTGGATATTCATGTGTTTCTTTGTGGGTAATGATTTCTTACCACATTTACCATGTTTGGATGTAAGAGATAATGGTATTGAGGTTCTTGTGGACTGCTGGAAGAAGTTATTACCTTCTATGAAAGATTATATTAGTTGTGACGGAAACTTAAACTTGAAACTGGTagggttgttgatgaagcaGATGAGCTCGAAAGAAGATGATATCTTTAGAAAGAGAcatgaacaagaaaagagaCGAGAGGAGAATTTCAAAAGACGAAAGGTTTGGGACGAGGAAGAtaagaagttgagaaaCCAATATTTGCCAACCGTTACTAAGGGAAAGGATAAAGCACCCATTGAAGCCGATGTGAATATGCCCTTAATGACTACTTCTGGTGAAATTGTCGATGGCCATGCAAAGCTATCGAATAGTGATATCgtcaacaacttgacaaCCATCAACCAGGCTAACATGGCTAATGCAAGTGCAGCCGCCAGATTGAAACAGTTGATCGAGCAAAAGAACTCACCTCAAGTTTCctctgatgatgattctaAAAAAAGAGCCATACGTGACGTTGATTCTCCCACTGCtaccgaagaagaagacagTGAACCAGTGGTGATCAATAAGCCATCGGAAACAAAATCTGATGCTGATGATTCTGGTGACAATGTGAGAATGTGGGAGGCTGGTTACCATAAGCGGTACTACCAGACCAAATTCGGATTGAAAACTGACGAAGAAGTAAATGAAAGACGTAAGTCTTTGGCTTTCCATTACCTAGAGGGAATATCTTGGGCTTTGTTGTATTATTATCAAGGATGTCCTTCTTGGCAATGGTATTATCCCTATCACTATGCTCCGTTTGCTAAGGACTTCGATGATATCGAAGGACTCATCAATGAGGGTATCAGATTCAAAGTTGGAAAGCCATTTAGGCCATATGAACAATTGATGTCTGTGATGCCTGCGGCTTCTAGTCATACTTTACCAGATGGATTTGAaccattgatgaaggaCAGTGATTCTCCAATCATTGATTTCTATCCCGAAAGTTTCCAAATTGATATGAATGGAGCTAAAATGGCATGGCAAGGTATTCCATTATTACCTTTTATCGATGAAAAGAGGCTCTTGGAAGCGGTTGGGAAAGTTTACTTGACCTTGACTGACGAAGAGGTGGATAGAAACACCTTGAAACAAGAGGAGTTGTTCATATCGTGCCAAAATAAGAATTACCaggagttcaagaaggtttATGAAACTGACGATGACAATCTTGAAATCAAGCTCAACCATACTGCCAGCGGTTTGTCTGGTAGAGTTTGGGCTGCTAATTCTTATAACCCGAACGAGCCCATGAGGAATCCCGTGAATGAAGGAGATATGCCCGATATTGACTCTGCTGAGTATCTTTCGATAAGCTATGCGATGCCTTTAAAGACGAAGGGTAAGTCTATGCTTTTGAACGGGTTTATCTACCCTGCGCAAGCGTTGAGGCAATCGGATATAGACCAGCTTTTGTATGGAAGAGGAGGTGGTAGGTTCCGTAGTCCCAACGACAACCGGGACTATGTGAACAATGGACCTGAGGCAAACGGGAAGAAGAGGTATATGATGTTCAAAAGTAGAAAAGGGGGTTATAGAGCTACAATTGAGGGTTTTAAGAGTGAAGGCCAGAGCCATTATACCGGGCAGAATAGCGGATACGGACAAAATGTACAAGGTTATGGTAATCGTGGGTATAATAACTATAATCAAAATGGTGGGTACAATAATAACAACCAGAATAATGGGTATAATAACTATAACCAGAATAACGGGTACAATAACTATAACCAGAATAATGGGTACAATAACTACAACCAGAACTACAACCAGAACCATAACCAGAACCATAACCAAAGCTACAACCAGAACTATAACAACAATCGCAATTACAACAACCAGAGCAGAGGATATAACTCCAATTCTGGCTATAACTCCAACTCTGGCTATAACTCCAACTCCGGctacaactccaactcaGGCAGCAACCGCGAGAGAAACGGATACAGGCGATAAGCTCTTACAATAAATGCACCACAGTAAACGCACCACAGTAAACTCTGACTCGGATCCCTAAGCGAGGCCGCGCGTAACTTTTACCTGCGATATGGAGGCCCCGTTATTCTATGATAAGGTCTTGGGCCAACAATGGGTGGCTGTCAAGGACGACAACGGTTACAGCATCAAGAAAACCAAGATATCTATACCCCTGTCTGTTTCTGAGCCGCCGCAGCTCGAAAACCTAACTATTATTGATTCTGTCAAATCTGGCACTGGCCGCGATGGCAAAGCCAGTATATACCACCACATCATTAAACCAACCCTTGATCACCTCAAGGTACCCCACAATTACGTTGTTACCACCAGTGGCGACACAATAGGTGCTTTTTCTCGGCAATTGACACAAGGAACACACAAGATTGTGCTCATTTCTGGAGATACGTCGGTAAACGAGCTTATCAATAGTCTTTCATCGGATCAACATGGCCAAATCAGACTTGTGGTCATCCCACTAGGTACGGGAAATAGTCTTTCGCTTGCTCTTGGAATATCGAACGAGTTGGAAGCGGTGAAGCGGTTGGTGACATCCAATGAGTTCAAACCACTTAACCTCTATACCATTAAATTTCCCGAGGATCCCTCTTATGTTCTCCACGAAGGCACTCAGGTGCGTCCAGCCCCATCCGAaatgaagttcttggtggtgttctCATGGGGATTCCATGCGTCCCTCGTGGCGGACAGTGATACTGCTGAGATGAGAAAGTTTGGTCTTGAGCGGTTTAAAATGGCTGCCATGAGTAATTTAGAAGCTCCACAGCACTACGAGGGCACCACAAAAATCAGTTCAGATAAAGACACTCGGGAAGTGGCTGGTCCATATGCGTACTGGGTGTTGACGCCTTCCCGGCGGTTTGAGCCTACGTTTGAAATATCTCCACTGGGGAACATTTTCAACGACGAGATGTATTTGGTCAGCTTTGGACCCAGAGACACCGACCAAACGCCGTACATCATGGAAATCATGACCCAAGCATACAATGGTGGAGCGCATATTCACAATGGGTCTGTGAGTtatgaacaagttgattccACCCATCAGGTGCGTCTTAAATACCACCAGGACCAAGAAAACCGCCGTCGGTTCTGTGTCGACGGAGCGGTTATTCTTGCACCCCCAAGCGGAGAATTTAGGGTTCGGGCGTGTGGCCACAAGCAGCAAAAGTGGGAAATCTTCGTGTTGGGGTAATGGTGTTGGGCGTAAGAGAACAAATCTCCGGGATTAATAGTGGGGGTGGGGGTGGGGGTTGCCTGTACGGCTGGTGTGTGGGCCAGGACATCTTCAGCCAAGTATAAGATAAGCGTTGATAGACGCAGACACTGGTATA
Protein-coding regions in this window:
- the RAT1 gene encoding 5'-3' exoribonuclease 2 (EggNog:ENOG503NW08; COG:K) is translated as MGVPAFFRWLSRKYPKIISPVIEDDTTLEIGAAQYSNPNPNGEVDNLYLDMNGIVHPCSHPEHKPPPETEDEMFLDIFKYTDRVLMMARPRKVLMIAVDGVAPRAKMNQQRARRFRSAKDAQIAAEERERDLHEREQRGEIIDEAIKGKKSWDSNSITPGTPFMSRLALALRYWVAYKLANDPGWANLQVIISDASVPGEGEHKLMNFIRSQRSDPSYDPNTKHCIYGLDADLIFLGLATHEPHFRVLREDVYANQSKRLNVSDQINMTAEDKQRLADNDAKKPFLWLHINVLREYLAAELYNPRLSFPFDVERAIDDWIFMCFFVGNDFLPHLPCLDVRDNGIEVLVDCWKKLLPSMKDYISCDGNLNLKSVGLLMKQMSSKEDDIFRKRHEQEKRREENFKRRKVWDEEDKKLRNQYLPTVTKGKDKAPIEADVNMPLMTTSGEIVDGHAKLSNSDIVNNLTTINQANMANASAAARLKQLIEQKNSPQVSSDDDSKKRAIRDVDSPTATEEEDSEPVVINKPSETKSDADDSGDNVRMWEAGYHKRYYQTKFGLKTDEEVNERRKSLAFHYLEGISWALLYYYQGCPSWQWYYPYHYAPFAKDFDDIEGLINEGIRFKVGKPFRPYEQLMSVMPAASSHTLPDGFEPLMKDSDSPIIDFYPESFQIDMNGAKMAWQGIPLLPFIDEKRLLEAVGKVYLTLTDEEVDRNTLKQEELFISCQNKNYQEFKKVYETDDDNLEIKLNHTASGLSGRVWAANSYNPNEPMRNPVNEGDMPDIDSAEYLSISYAMPLKTKGKSMLLNGFIYPAQALRQSDIDQLLYGRGGGRFRSPNDNRDYVNNGPEANGKKRYMMFKSRKGGYRATIEGFKSEGQSHYTGQNSGYGQNVQGYGNRGYNNYNQNGGYNNNNQNNGYNNYNQNNGYNNYNQNNGYNNYNQNYNQNHNQNHNQSYNQNYNNNRNYNNQSRGYNSNSGYNSNSGYNSNSGYNSNSGSNRERNGYRR